Proteins encoded within one genomic window of Arachis ipaensis cultivar K30076 chromosome B08, Araip1.1, whole genome shotgun sequence:
- the LOC110265365 gene encoding uncharacterized protein LOC110265365 has product MIVPLLSEKPEERERDDPMGEKGKTTRDAAGASMAVRNCHLPPPLLGFAAGEIERSEGVLGTQPPRLATDRVTGAASVGTAAIRKGFWLPGVVLRLPGPSPELLATSAVAGKIAVDPPELLAAAGAVVGPVRNRSCLIVLFRVAMVIANVIGAEVLVAVSSVSGYGRRSHEEFI; this is encoded by the exons ATGATTGTGCCGCTATTGTCAGAGAAAcccgaggagagagagagagatgaccCGATGGGAGAGAAGGGGAAGACCACCCGCGACGCTGCCGGAGCTTCCATGGCCGTCAGAAACTGCCACCTACCTCCGCCACTGCTAGGGTTCGCCGCCG GAGAGATAGAGAGATCTGAAGGTGTGCTGGGAACCCAACCACCGAGACTGGCCACCGATCGCGTCACCGGCGCCGCCTCGGTCGGAACTGCCGCCATCAGAAAAGGGTTCTGGTTGCCAGGAGTGGTTCTGCGACTCCCGGGACCATCGCCGGAGCTTCTGGCTActtctgccgtcgccggaaaaatTGCCG TTGAtccgccggagcttctggccgccgccggagctgttgtCGGGCCGGTTCGAAATCGCAGTTGCCTCATTGTGTTGTttcg tgttgctatggttattgcgaatgtgattggagctgaggttttggttgccgtcagttcgg tttcaggatatgggcgcagaagtcacgaagagtttatttag